A stretch of Acidobacteriota bacterium DNA encodes these proteins:
- a CDS encoding ABC transporter permease, with the protein MNTFLIRRLLAAIPLIIVVTFITKALLVASPGNFLADLRLNPSITRDYVEQMERMYHLDSNNVFERYWYWVWPALQGDLGYSFTKNAPVSSLIGERLLNTLLLTGSALAFSWVFAIPLGMLAAVYRNRWVDKLIGFISFFGLSIPSIFFSLLMILFAAKTGLFPAGGIHNQVMWDVMTSWERFVDTLWHLVLPMIVLGTIGLAQYVRQMRSEMIETLSQDYIRTARAKGLSRWRVLTRHALGNAINPLVTIFGFSLATLLAGALLTEYVFGWPGLGTLIFDALVNKDEPIVMASVVMLVLMLVIGNLIADVLLAIIDPRIRLE; encoded by the coding sequence ATGAATACCTTCCTCATAAGGCGATTGCTGGCGGCCATCCCTCTGATAATCGTAGTCACCTTCATCACGAAGGCGCTGCTGGTCGCCTCGCCCGGGAACTTCCTCGCTGATCTGAGGCTCAACCCTTCCATCACCCGCGACTACGTCGAACAGATGGAGCGAATGTATCACCTCGACAGCAACAACGTGTTCGAGCGCTACTGGTATTGGGTATGGCCAGCGCTCCAGGGCGACCTCGGATACTCGTTTACAAAGAACGCGCCGGTCTCGTCGCTCATCGGAGAGCGGCTGCTGAACACGCTTTTGCTCACTGGCTCGGCGTTGGCGTTCTCGTGGGTGTTTGCAATTCCGCTTGGGATGCTGGCTGCTGTGTACCGCAATCGCTGGGTCGATAAGCTGATCGGATTCATTTCGTTTTTCGGGCTCTCTATTCCCAGCATTTTTTTCTCGTTGCTGATGATCCTGTTCGCCGCCAAGACCGGCCTGTTCCCGGCGGGTGGCATTCACAATCAAGTGATGTGGGATGTGATGACTTCCTGGGAGAGGTTCGTCGACACTCTCTGGCACCTGGTGCTGCCGATGATCGTGCTGGGTACCATCGGACTGGCTCAGTATGTCCGCCAGATGCGCAGCGAGATGATAGAGACCCTGTCGCAGGACTACATCCGCACTGCGCGCGCAAAGGGGCTGAGCCGGTGGCGAGTGCTGACAAGACACGCGCTTGGAAACGCGATCAATCCGCTCGTGACCATCTTCGGATTCTCGCTCGCAACTTTGCTCGCGGGCGCGCTGCTGACCGAGTACGTGTTCGGGTGGCCGGGCTTGGGAACGCTTATCTTCGACGCGCTCGTAAACAAGGACGAGCCCATCGTGATGGCTTCAGTGGTGATGCTGGTGCTGATGCTTGTGATCGGAAATCTGATCGCAGACGTGCTGCTCGCTATCATCGATCCGCGAATACGGCTCGAGTGA
- a CDS encoding ABC transporter permease, which translates to MNEHYEKTEMTLQEDATASEPAGNTAAEAGSASSVRRRSPSQILWLKLRRNRTAMIGLYTLGVMYAAAILAGFIAPYKYDNARHDLPFYPPMLTRVHIFDEEGRLSRPFVYELIPVDPQLASYRDDTSKKHPIRLFARGDSYSILWLISSDIHLFGVDEPGHIFLFGSDKVGQDIFSRILFGAQVSLSIGIIGILISTIIGMIVGGIAGYFGGVTDFVLMRVVEVLLALPGLYFILILRQVFGTGMSSTHIYFIIAFILAFIAWATEARVIRGMVMSIKEQEYVIAARAMGFSNSRIIIRHILPNTLSFVIVTATLSVPFFILSEVALSFLGVGIQEPEASWGNMLIAAQNNRQLIDFPWVLIPGVFIFVAVMAWNFLGDGLRDAADPRTLS; encoded by the coding sequence ATGAACGAACACTATGAAAAAACGGAGATGACCTTGCAGGAAGACGCAACGGCGTCCGAGCCGGCCGGCAATACAGCCGCAGAAGCTGGCTCTGCTTCGTCCGTTCGCAGGCGTTCGCCCTCACAAATACTCTGGCTCAAGCTGCGCCGCAACCGCACCGCGATGATTGGCCTCTACACTCTCGGAGTGATGTACGCGGCTGCGATTCTGGCTGGGTTTATCGCGCCTTACAAGTACGACAACGCCAGGCACGATCTGCCGTTTTATCCGCCGATGCTCACGCGCGTCCACATCTTCGACGAAGAAGGACGCCTGAGCCGGCCCTTCGTCTATGAACTCATTCCTGTCGATCCTCAGCTTGCGAGCTATCGCGACGACACCTCTAAGAAACATCCGATCAGACTCTTCGCCCGTGGAGACAGCTATAGCATACTGTGGCTCATCAGCTCGGATATCCACCTGTTTGGGGTGGACGAACCTGGACACATCTTTTTGTTTGGCTCGGATAAGGTGGGCCAGGATATCTTCTCGCGTATTCTTTTCGGGGCTCAAGTCTCGCTATCGATCGGAATCATCGGCATCCTGATCTCGACGATCATAGGGATGATAGTGGGAGGCATAGCGGGATACTTTGGCGGCGTGACCGACTTCGTGCTTATGCGCGTGGTCGAAGTGCTGCTCGCGCTCCCGGGTCTGTACTTCATCCTGATCCTGCGCCAGGTATTCGGCACCGGCATGAGTTCAACACATATCTACTTCATCATCGCATTCATCCTGGCGTTCATCGCGTGGGCCACCGAAGCGCGGGTGATTCGCGGAATGGTTATGTCGATCAAGGAGCAGGAATACGTGATAGCGGCCCGGGCCATGGGCTTCAGCAACTCCCGGATCATCATTCGCCACATACTGCCAAACACGCTTTCATTCGTTATCGTGACCGCTACGCTTTCGGTGCCCTTCTTTATACTCAGCGAGGTCGCGCTTTCGTTTCTCGGCGTTGGGATACAGGAGCCGGAAGCGAGCTGGGGAAACATGCTGATAGCCGCTCAAAACAATCGGCAGCTTATAGACTTTCCGTGGGTGCTGATTCCGGGCGTGTTCATTTTTGTCGCGGTGATGGCGTGGAACTTTTTGGGAGATGGGTTGCGAGACGCGGCTGATCCGAGAACATTGAGCTAG
- a CDS encoding DUF5677 domain-containing protein, which translates to MEKEPKFRLGNLDFQIKFADRNEGLPQLLNSLNNLTQFVLNTPEPQSTADHLIIELGSIITEDLGEIVTLCYNGFINGAMKILRGMFERTVTLFHIDQYPDEAEAFENYHYIDLYKMAVELEQIHPGEFFTKEQFDEIKARRDKVKGNYLVRCECRKDCPEQHINVSWSKLGLVQMAKARGFKGRVLVFSYYMGIKETHPKMGAIYDRLNVRYGDSQETDEKGVFVMALYLMMEVVRAIKERFNLDEIEESYQECISLVKEMYTPTE; encoded by the coding sequence ATGGAAAAGGAGCCAAAGTTTCGTCTTGGCAATCTTGATTTTCAGATCAAGTTTGCAGATCGGAATGAAGGTCTGCCACAACTCTTAAACTCCCTAAACAACCTTACCCAGTTTGTCCTTAATACCCCAGAGCCACAATCTACCGCCGATCACCTTATCATAGAGCTTGGTTCAATAATCACTGAGGACTTAGGCGAAATAGTTACTCTTTGCTATAACGGCTTCATTAATGGAGCAATGAAAATACTGCGCGGAATGTTCGAGCGGACCGTAACCCTTTTCCACATTGATCAGTACCCAGATGAAGCAGAAGCATTTGAGAACTACCATTACATTGATCTTTATAAAATGGCAGTTGAACTTGAGCAAATACATCCTGGAGAGTTTTTTACTAAAGAGCAGTTTGACGAAATCAAGGCAAGACGCGATAAGGTAAAAGGGAATTACCTCGTTAGATGTGAATGCAGAAAGGACTGTCCTGAACAACACATAAATGTGTCTTGGTCCAAGCTAGGTCTTGTCCAAATGGCAAAAGCCAGAGGTTTCAAGGGGAGAGTACTCGTCTTCAGTTACTACATGGGTATCAAAGAAACGCATCCGAAGATGGGTGCGATCTATGACAGGCTTAACGTCAGGTATGGCGACTCACAAGAGACTGATGAAAAAGGAGTGTTTGTTATGGCGCTATATCTTATGATGGAAGTTGTCCGGGCGATCAAAGAAAGGTTCAACCTTGACGAAATAGAGGAGTCGTACCAGGAATGCATCTCATTAGTGAAAGAGATGTATACGCCAACCGAGTAG
- a CDS encoding HPr family phosphocarrier protein, which yields MQERTVTISNRLGLHARAAARLVRRASQFNSNVTLLRKDTGETADGKSILSVLLLAASLGTSLIIKTEGDDEERAVNALVELVEQKFGEELSDGVF from the coding sequence ATGCAAGAACGAACCGTAACAATCTCCAACCGGCTCGGCCTTCACGCTCGCGCGGCCGCGCGGCTGGTTCGCCGTGCCTCGCAATTCAACAGCAACGTCACCCTTCTCCGCAAAGACACCGGCGAAACCGCGGACGGCAAATCAATCCTCAGCGTGCTGTTGCTTGCCGCATCCCTCGGTACAAGCCTTATAATCAAGACCGAAGGCGACGATGAAGAGCGCGCAGTGAATGCGCTCGTGGAATTGGTGGAACAGAAATTCGGAGAGGAACTATCAGATGGCGTCTTCTAG
- the ptsP gene encoding phosphoenolpyruvate--protein phosphotransferase, translated as MASSSVIRSRDVKLQGVPASPGVAAGRVLRLDERGRHQFYYIGVSAAQARMEVRRLREALQEARAQLQEIKVRLAEELGYEHSFILDAHLLMLEDKRLIEELNHEITTRRVNAEWAVRSVADRIISAYNKVNDLYLRERTSDLEDVATRLLTILSGHDKFDLSKLDQDVIIVANNIWPSTVAELDFKHVLGFATNTGGLTSHSAIIARSLGIPAVVGLHEVTRLAKTGNVIVIDGAEGCVILRPTKPVLTAYLGKRKREAGGRTRPAADAAQAAETTDGVRITLRANVELPTEIESLALFGAEGIGLYRSEFLFLNRLPELPGEDEQYEVYRKLALATGDAGANIRVFDLGGDKLALGGFEAEQNPALGLRGMRLSLKVEHVFRTQLRAILRANLHGHLRVVLPLISTITELREAKRIIADVKQEMAEARVEHNAELPIGVMIEVPAAAMMGDVFAREADFLSVGTNDLIQYMLAVDRANENVAHLYQPLHPAILRTIADLVRVAEAEQVPLELCGEMAADPLQAIALIGLGIRTLSLVPGSIPLVKNAIRSVELERVRALLKEAMKLTSSTEVEELLASELPRQAPRFFAAWSSRA; from the coding sequence ATGGCGTCTTCTAGCGTGATTCGTTCGCGCGACGTGAAACTGCAAGGTGTTCCCGCTTCACCCGGCGTAGCGGCCGGACGCGTTCTCAGGCTGGATGAGCGCGGCCGACATCAGTTCTACTACATCGGCGTCTCCGCCGCGCAGGCGCGAATGGAAGTCCGCCGCTTGCGCGAGGCGCTTCAAGAAGCGCGCGCTCAACTCCAGGAAATCAAGGTCCGGCTTGCCGAGGAGTTGGGCTACGAACACTCCTTCATACTCGACGCGCATCTGCTGATGCTCGAAGACAAGCGGTTGATTGAAGAGCTCAACCACGAGATAACTACGCGGCGAGTAAACGCCGAATGGGCGGTTCGCTCCGTGGCCGATCGCATCATCAGTGCTTACAACAAAGTAAACGATCTCTACCTCCGCGAGCGGACGTCGGACCTGGAAGACGTCGCCACTCGGCTTCTCACGATACTTTCGGGACACGACAAATTCGATCTATCGAAGCTCGACCAGGACGTGATCATCGTAGCGAACAACATCTGGCCTTCGACCGTCGCCGAGTTGGACTTCAAGCACGTATTGGGGTTCGCTACCAACACAGGCGGGTTGACCTCGCACTCGGCGATCATTGCGCGCTCGCTGGGCATACCGGCGGTCGTCGGTCTTCACGAGGTGACCCGGTTGGCCAAAACGGGCAATGTCATCGTGATCGACGGCGCGGAAGGCTGTGTCATTCTGCGTCCGACGAAACCCGTTCTGACGGCGTACCTCGGTAAGCGAAAACGCGAAGCGGGTGGCCGCACGCGGCCTGCCGCGGATGCCGCGCAAGCAGCGGAGACGACCGACGGCGTGCGGATAACCTTGCGAGCGAACGTCGAGCTTCCCACTGAAATCGAGTCGCTCGCGCTGTTTGGAGCCGAGGGCATCGGCCTCTACCGTTCGGAGTTTCTTTTCCTCAATCGGCTCCCCGAGCTGCCAGGTGAAGATGAGCAATACGAGGTCTATCGCAAACTGGCTCTGGCGACGGGCGATGCCGGCGCAAATATTCGAGTGTTTGATTTAGGCGGCGACAAGCTTGCGCTAGGAGGCTTCGAAGCCGAGCAGAATCCTGCGCTTGGCCTTCGTGGGATGAGGCTCTCGCTCAAAGTGGAACACGTCTTCCGCACCCAGCTTCGTGCCATTCTGCGAGCCAATCTTCACGGTCATCTGCGAGTCGTGCTGCCGTTGATCAGCACCATAACCGAGTTGCGAGAGGCCAAACGTATTATCGCCGACGTGAAGCAAGAAATGGCCGAGGCCCGAGTCGAACACAACGCCGAACTTCCCATAGGCGTGATGATAGAAGTTCCCGCGGCGGCGATGATGGGCGACGTATTCGCTCGCGAGGCAGACTTCCTGAGTGTGGGCACCAACGACTTGATCCAATACATGCTCGCCGTGGATCGGGCCAATGAAAACGTCGCGCATCTTTATCAACCGCTCCACCCGGCGATACTGCGGACGATCGCGGATCTGGTTCGAGTTGCCGAAGCGGAGCAAGTGCCTCTCGAGCTGTGCGGCGAAATGGCCGCCGATCCGCTGCAAGCAATCGCGCTGATCGGGCTCGGAATTCGCACACTGAGCCTCGTGCCGGGATCGATTCCGCTGGTCAAGAACGCGATTCGCTCAGTCGAGCTTGAACGAGTGCGCGCGCTGTTGAAGGAAGCGATGAAGCTGACTTCATCTACGGAAGTCGAAGAGTTGCTCGCAAGCGAGTTGCCTCGTCAAGCTCCCCGCTTTTTCGCGGCGTGGTCATCGCGGGCCTGA
- a CDS encoding SDR family oxidoreductase codes for MKQLQGKIAVVAGATRGAGRGIACALGEAGATVYCTGRSVRGKPATRNRTETIEETAEMVTARGGVGIHAQVDHTVEAQVDALFKRVKKEQGRLDILVNDIWGGDELTEFGKTFWQVSLEQGRLMMERAVFSHIITSHYAAPLVIETGPGLIVEITDGDSFTYRGNIFYDLVKTSVIRLAFAMARELRKRKITSVAVTPGYLRSEAMLDHFGVTEENWQEGAKKDPNFLASETPFYVGRAVAALASDPNVFSKSGRVFSSWDLAQEYGFTDIDGRRPLWSNYFEEKYGKRVKKCDEAFYDYWFDAPDMIDLLFPGWP; via the coding sequence ATGAAACAACTGCAAGGGAAAATCGCCGTCGTCGCCGGGGCAACACGCGGCGCTGGGCGCGGCATTGCTTGCGCGCTCGGCGAAGCAGGAGCGACAGTCTACTGCACGGGACGCAGCGTTAGAGGCAAACCCGCGACGCGAAATCGTACCGAAACGATCGAAGAGACTGCGGAAATGGTGACCGCGCGCGGAGGAGTTGGTATCCATGCGCAAGTCGATCACACGGTGGAAGCGCAAGTTGATGCCCTGTTCAAACGGGTGAAGAAAGAACAGGGGCGTCTCGACATTCTAGTAAATGATATCTGGGGCGGGGATGAGTTGACGGAATTCGGCAAGACGTTCTGGCAGGTCTCCCTCGAACAAGGCAGGCTGATGATGGAGCGCGCCGTGTTCTCGCACATCATCACCAGTCACTATGCAGCTCCGCTCGTGATCGAAACTGGTCCGGGATTGATCGTCGAGATCACCGATGGAGACTCGTTTACGTATCGCGGGAACATCTTCTATGACCTGGTGAAGACTTCAGTCATTCGTCTTGCATTCGCGATGGCCAGAGAGCTTCGCAAGCGCAAGATCACATCGGTTGCAGTAACACCGGGCTATTTGCGTTCTGAAGCGATGCTCGATCACTTTGGCGTCACCGAAGAGAACTGGCAGGAAGGGGCGAAGAAGGACCCGAACTTTCTCGCGTCCGAAACGCCGTTCTATGTAGGCCGTGCCGTCGCGGCGCTCGCCTCGGATCCGAATGTGTTCAGCAAGTCAGGCCGAGTGTTCAGCTCGTGGGACCTCGCGCAGGAGTACGGCTTCACAGACATTGATGGGCGGCGCCCGCTTTGGTCGAATTATTTCGAGGAGAAGTACGGCAAGCGAGTCAAGAAATGCGATGAAGCATTCTACGATTACTGGTTCGACGCGCCGGACATGATCGATCTTCTGTTTCCCGGCTGGCCCTGA
- a CDS encoding YafY family protein, producing MRADRLLSVLLLLQVHRRLTARELAKRLEVSERTIHRDMEALSAAGFPVFAERGSGGGWMLVEGYKTNLTGLNKDEIQALFLTKPLRLLADLGLAKASDAAMLKLSAALPSSYRDNAEHARQRIHIDITGWNRSDERVRLLPVLQQAVWQERKLKFTYERSGGCDAVERLADPLGLVAKGSVWYLVAVVDGDIRSYRVSRVLSAELTGEPCVRPNGFALAEYWEQSTVTFKAQLPRYQATVRAHPDVFPRMSFAGRFARIEHAYPPDPDGWIRVAMRFDVEEMACEYALSFGAKMEVLEPDSLREKVITAAKSVVAFYAARAG from the coding sequence ATGCGCGCCGACCGTCTGCTTTCAGTTCTGCTACTCCTGCAGGTTCATCGCCGACTGACGGCCCGTGAACTGGCCAAGCGGTTAGAAGTTTCGGAGCGGACCATTCATCGCGACATGGAAGCCTTAAGCGCGGCCGGCTTTCCGGTTTTTGCTGAGCGCGGAAGCGGCGGCGGCTGGATGTTGGTCGAAGGCTATAAGACCAATCTGACCGGCCTCAACAAAGACGAAATTCAAGCGCTGTTTCTCACCAAGCCGTTGCGGCTTCTTGCAGACCTCGGGCTGGCCAAAGCTTCCGACGCGGCGATGCTCAAGCTCTCGGCCGCGCTGCCCTCCTCCTATCGTGACAACGCCGAGCATGCACGTCAGCGCATCCACATCGACATTACAGGTTGGAACCGCAGCGACGAGCGCGTTCGGCTGTTGCCGGTGCTTCAACAAGCGGTGTGGCAAGAGCGCAAACTCAAGTTCACCTACGAACGAAGCGGCGGCTGTGACGCGGTCGAGCGTTTGGCGGACCCGCTCGGACTCGTAGCAAAAGGCAGTGTGTGGTATCTGGTCGCTGTTGTTGATGGCGACATTAGAAGCTATCGCGTCTCGAGAGTCCTAAGCGCAGAGTTAACCGGCGAACCTTGCGTTCGTCCCAACGGATTCGCCTTAGCCGAGTATTGGGAACAGTCAACCGTGACCTTCAAGGCTCAGCTTCCTCGCTATCAGGCTACGGTCCGAGCCCATCCCGATGTTTTCCCTCGAATGAGTTTCGCGGGAAGGTTCGCACGCATCGAGCACGCGTACCCGCCAGACCCGGATGGATGGATTAGAGTAGCGATGCGATTTGATGTGGAAGAAATGGCTTGCGAGTACGCGTTGAGCTTCGGCGCGAAAATGGAGGTTCTGGAGCCGGATTCGTTGCGCGAGAAAGTCATCACCGCGGCGAAGAGCGTAGTTGCTTTCTACGCAGCGCGAGCAGGCTAA
- a CDS encoding L,D-transpeptidase family protein encodes MRSNVFLKKMPRAISISLLAAVIGMTTVTSSAAAAQPAMQAAKSAPRAQRPPRKTKVTREMISEAQQRLADLGYWIGEADGKWGEASRHGLIAFQKVEDRLRTGKLTIGELEALRTATPPSPREPGFAHIEVDLKRQVLFVVAASGEVSKILPVSTGNGKPFEIEGETEPAITPVGRFRIYRKIPGWRKSKLGLLYYPNYIVGGIAIHGNPAVPTQPASHGCIRIPMFASEEFSEMTPIGTQVIIYGGSTPEP; translated from the coding sequence ATGAGAAGCAATGTCTTTTTGAAGAAGATGCCGCGGGCAATCAGCATAAGCTTGCTAGCCGCTGTGATCGGAATGACGACAGTCACAAGTTCCGCGGCCGCCGCGCAGCCAGCGATGCAAGCGGCAAAGTCAGCTCCGCGCGCCCAGAGGCCGCCCAGAAAGACCAAAGTCACGAGGGAGATGATCAGCGAGGCCCAGCAGCGCCTGGCCGATCTCGGTTATTGGATCGGAGAAGCCGACGGGAAATGGGGCGAAGCTTCACGGCACGGATTGATAGCGTTTCAAAAAGTCGAGGACCGTCTGCGCACCGGCAAGCTGACAATCGGCGAACTGGAAGCTTTGAGAACCGCTACCCCTCCGTCTCCGCGCGAGCCGGGCTTCGCTCATATCGAAGTCGATTTGAAGCGGCAAGTATTGTTTGTAGTAGCGGCCAGCGGAGAGGTGTCGAAGATTCTTCCGGTCTCGACCGGCAATGGGAAGCCTTTCGAGATAGAAGGCGAAACTGAGCCCGCCATCACGCCTGTTGGGCGTTTCAGGATCTACCGCAAAATCCCGGGTTGGCGAAAAAGCAAGCTCGGTTTGCTCTACTATCCGAACTACATCGTCGGCGGCATCGCCATTCACGGCAATCCGGCTGTGCCCACTCAACCCGCGAGCCACGGTTGCATTCGAATCCCGATGTTCGCATCCGAAGAGTTCAGCGAGATGACGCCGATCGGCACTCAGGTGATCATATACGGTGGCTCAACCCCTGAGCCGTAG
- a CDS encoding RNA-binding domain-containing protein yields MARGRKFRTTRRIPDSERSLFEQKLTGRYSRTLDRTDLLGLIRGGEDTHLEFKIRLVNTDKVVGEIVALANAGGGAIIFGVNDQRRVEGLDDPEQVEEQLIDICRNQIKPPVFPRIDKVSFDNGTRIVVLQVDDRRAPHKTPDHRYFIRIGSTKREAEGSEIAALFARSRVASLEDMPLVTAAVEDVDEALVWSYIRDLEGETFREPDGFPTALAMRDLRLAADYGGSIAPSLAGFLLFGRSAAVQQIVPQSQITLTRFSGADTTSPVIETAEFVGNVTRLFDNALFFLKRYVDLWDTRPPRTPLNSSAERRPPIPARANYSRSAVIESLTNLLVHRDYSIAGSSARVLILDDRLEFINPSRTNGATRKSIEYGATEHTNPRLHHVFTSEEYGIERAERGIPALRRAHHAVARREPRISLLGDEFRLELYGV; encoded by the coding sequence ATGGCACGCGGCAGAAAGTTCAGGACGACGCGGCGGATTCCCGACAGTGAGCGCTCCTTGTTCGAGCAGAAACTGACCGGGCGTTACTCGCGCACGCTCGATCGAACTGATCTGCTCGGCTTGATTCGCGGCGGAGAGGACACTCACCTCGAGTTCAAGATCCGGCTCGTCAACACAGACAAAGTCGTAGGCGAAATAGTGGCCCTGGCGAATGCCGGAGGCGGCGCGATCATCTTCGGCGTCAACGATCAACGCCGAGTCGAAGGGCTGGACGATCCCGAACAGGTCGAGGAACAGCTCATCGACATCTGCCGGAATCAGATCAAGCCGCCCGTTTTCCCCCGAATAGACAAAGTTTCATTCGACAACGGAACCCGCATAGTCGTGCTTCAAGTGGACGACCGCCGCGCGCCTCATAAAACGCCTGACCATCGGTACTTCATCCGGATAGGATCGACTAAACGCGAGGCTGAAGGTAGCGAGATAGCCGCGTTGTTTGCCCGCTCACGAGTCGCGTCGCTTGAAGACATGCCGCTGGTTACCGCCGCGGTCGAAGATGTGGACGAAGCGCTGGTGTGGAGCTACATCCGCGATCTTGAAGGCGAGACGTTTCGCGAGCCCGACGGATTTCCAACCGCGCTGGCAATGCGCGACTTGAGGCTGGCGGCGGATTACGGCGGCAGCATAGCGCCCAGTCTCGCGGGCTTTCTGCTATTCGGCCGCAGCGCAGCGGTTCAGCAGATCGTTCCACAGAGCCAGATCACGCTAACGCGGTTCTCCGGCGCCGACACGACCTCGCCCGTTATCGAAACCGCTGAGTTCGTCGGGAATGTGACGCGGCTGTTCGATAACGCGCTGTTCTTTCTCAAGCGGTACGTCGATCTCTGGGATACTCGCCCGCCGCGCACACCCTTGAATTCGAGCGCCGAGAGGCGCCCGCCCATCCCTGCGCGCGCGAACTATTCCCGCTCCGCGGTGATCGAGAGTCTGACAAATCTGCTGGTGCATCGCGACTATTCGATCGCCGGATCAAGCGCGCGAGTGTTGATACTCGACGACCGGCTCGAGTTCATAAATCCAAGCCGCACGAATGGAGCAACGCGCAAGTCGATCGAGTACGGCGCGACTGAACACACCAACCCACGGCTGCACCACGTGTTCACCAGCGAGGAGTATGGCATCGAGCGAGCCGAGCGCGGCATACCAGCTCTAAGGCGCGCGCATCACGCGGTCGCCCGCCGCGAGCCTCGAATCTCGCTGCTTGGCGATGAGTTTCGCCTGGAGCTCTACGGCGTTTGA